Proteins from a genomic interval of Quercus robur chromosome 9, dhQueRobu3.1, whole genome shotgun sequence:
- the LOC126699055 gene encoding cytochrome P450 CYP82D47-like isoform X2 has product MEITSHLLAIAGAFVLVLLYNLWRLRIGSHKSKGMLAPEPSGGLPIIGHLHKLGGQNPVARTLAAMADQYGPIFTIRFGMKSAIVISNHEAVKDCFTTNDKALAARPRSSHGKYLGYNYAGFGFINYGKFWLKMRKITMLELLSSRRLETLKNVQVLEVDNLIKDLYTLCMSKGHSNQAKVVISEWIERLTLNIITKMIAGKRYFGNLNDGNDGEAKRIGKIIKEFMYVSGVPVVSDLVPFLGGLEYFLGQVKSMKRIARELDTLVGGWVEEHAMRRAETELNDKPDFIDIMLSVIEDDGMFGHTRETIIKATALNLILAGSDTTSLNLTWLLSILLNNKHALKQAQEELDLKVGRERWVDNHDIKDLIYLQAIVKETLRLYPPGPLSVPHEAMEDCHVCGYYVPKGTRVFVNVWKLHRDPRIWDDPDKFFPERFLTKHANIDASGQHFEFVPFGSGRRSCPGYTFALQVSHLTLARLLQGFEFTTPLNMPVDMTEGLGITLPKATPLEVLLNPRLAPELYQ; this is encoded by the exons GTAAGGGTATGTTGGCTCCGGAGCCATCAGGTGGCTTGCCAATCATAGGTCACCTGCACAAACTAGGTGGCCAAAACCCAGTTGCCCGAACCTTGGCAGCTATGGCTGATCAATATGGTCCCATATTCACAATCCGATTTGGTATGAAAAGTGCAATTGTTATTAGCAATCATGAGGCTGTCAAGGATTGTTTCACTACAAATGACAAGGCTTTGGCTGCTCGTCCAAGGTCTAGCCATGGAAAGTACCTTGGCTACAACTATGCAGGATTTGGGTTTATCAACTATGGAAAATTCTGGCTCAAGATGAGAAAGATAACCATGCTAGAACTCCTCTCTAGTCGTCGGCTTGAGACACTAAAGAATGTGCAAGTTCTTGAGGTCGACAATTTGATTAAAGATTTGTACACTCTTTGCATGAGCAAAGGGCACAGCAACCAAGCTAAGGTGGTGATTAGTGAGTGGATTGAGCGCTTAACCCTCAATATAATTACTAAAATGATTGCAGGGAAAAGATATTTTGGAAACTTGAATGATGGGAATGATGGAGAGGCAAAGAGAatagggaaaattattaaagaGTTCATGTATGTGTCTGGGGTCCCTGTTGTTTCGGATCTAGTTCCATTTCTAGGAGGGCTTGAATATTTTCTGGGCCAAGTAAAATCCATGAAGCGAATTGCAAGGGAATTGGACACTCTAGTTGGAGGTTGGGTTGAAGAACATGCTATGAGGAGGGCGGAAACTGAACTAAACGACAAACCGGACTTCATTGATATCATGTTATCTGTAATTGAGGATGATGGCATGTTTGGCCATACGCGTGAAACCATTATCAAGGCAACAGCATTG AATCTCATCTTGGCTGGGTCCGACACTACATCTCTTAACTTGACATGGCTCCTGTCTATATTATTGAACAACAAGCACGCTTTGAAGCAAGCCCAAGAAGAGCTCGATCTCAAGGTTGGTAGAGAGAGATGGGTGGACAACCATGATATCAAAGACCTAATTTACCTCCAAGCCATAGTGAAGGAAACCTTGCGCTTGTACCCACCAGGCCCCTTATCAGTTCCACATGAAGCCATGGAGGATTGTCATGTATGTGGCTATTATGTTCCAAAGGGTACTCGTGTTTTTGTCAATGTGTGGAAGTTGCACCGAGATCCAAGGATTTGGGATGACCCAGATAAGTTTTTTCCAGAGAGGTTCCTCACAAAACATGCAAATATAGATGCTTCAGGGCAACATTTTGAGTTCGTACCATTTGGGTCTGGTAGACGATCTTGCCCAGGTTACACATTTGCCTTGCAAGTATCTCACTTGACACTAGCTCGATTACTTCAAGGATTTGAGTTCACGACACCATTGAATATGCCAGTAGACATGACTGAAGGCTTGGGCATTACCTTACCCAAGGCAACTCCCCTTGAAGTTCTTCTTAATCCACGTCTTGCTCCAGAACTCTATCAATGA
- the LOC126699055 gene encoding cytochrome P450 CYP82D47-like isoform X1 has protein sequence MEIVSHLLAIAGAFVLVLLYNLWRLRIGSHKGKGMLAPEPSGGLPIIGHLHKLGGQNPVARTLAAMADQYGPIFTIRFGMKSAIVISNHEAVKDCFTTNDKALAARPRSSHGKYLGYNYAGFGFINYGKFWLKMRKITMLELLSSRRLETLKNVQVLEVDNLIKDLYTLCMSKGHSNQAKVVISEWIERLTLNIITKMIAGKRYFGNLNDGNDGEAKRIGKIIKEFMYVSGVPVVSDLVPFLGGLEYFLGQVKSMKRIARELDTLVGGWVEEHAMRRAETELNDKPDFIDIMLSVIEDDGMFGHTRETIIKATALNLILAGSDTTSLNLTWLLSILLNNKHALKQAQEELDLKVGRERWVDNHDIKDLIYLQAIVKETLRLYPPGPLSVPHEAMEDCHVCGYYVPKGTRVFVNVWKLHRDPRIWDDPDKFFPERFLTKHANIDASGQHFEFVPFGSGRRSCPGYTFALQVSHLTLARLLQGFEFTTPLNMPVDMTEGLGITLPKATPLEVLLNPRLAPELYQ, from the exons ATGGAAATTGTTTCTCATCTCCTTGCAATTGCAGGGGCTTTTGTACTGGTACTATTGTACAATCTATGGAGGCTGAGAATTGGTAGTCACAAAGGTAAGGGTATGTTGGCTCCGGAGCCATCAGGTGGCTTGCCAATCATAGGTCACCTGCACAAACTAGGTGGCCAAAACCCAGTTGCCCGAACCTTGGCAGCTATGGCTGATCAATATGGTCCCATATTCACAATCCGATTTGGTATGAAAAGTGCAATTGTTATTAGCAATCATGAGGCTGTCAAGGATTGTTTCACTACAAATGACAAGGCTTTGGCTGCTCGTCCAAGGTCTAGCCATGGAAAGTACCTTGGCTACAACTATGCAGGATTTGGGTTTATCAACTATGGAAAATTCTGGCTCAAGATGAGAAAGATAACCATGCTAGAACTCCTCTCTAGTCGTCGGCTTGAGACACTAAAGAATGTGCAAGTTCTTGAGGTCGACAATTTGATTAAAGATTTGTACACTCTTTGCATGAGCAAAGGGCACAGCAACCAAGCTAAGGTGGTGATTAGTGAGTGGATTGAGCGCTTAACCCTCAATATAATTACTAAAATGATTGCAGGGAAAAGATATTTTGGAAACTTGAATGATGGGAATGATGGAGAGGCAAAGAGAatagggaaaattattaaagaGTTCATGTATGTGTCTGGGGTCCCTGTTGTTTCGGATCTAGTTCCATTTCTAGGAGGGCTTGAATATTTTCTGGGCCAAGTAAAATCCATGAAGCGAATTGCAAGGGAATTGGACACTCTAGTTGGAGGTTGGGTTGAAGAACATGCTATGAGGAGGGCGGAAACTGAACTAAACGACAAACCGGACTTCATTGATATCATGTTATCTGTAATTGAGGATGATGGCATGTTTGGCCATACGCGTGAAACCATTATCAAGGCAACAGCATTG AATCTCATCTTGGCTGGGTCCGACACTACATCTCTTAACTTGACATGGCTCCTGTCTATATTATTGAACAACAAGCACGCTTTGAAGCAAGCCCAAGAAGAGCTCGATCTCAAGGTTGGTAGAGAGAGATGGGTGGACAACCATGATATCAAAGACCTAATTTACCTCCAAGCCATAGTGAAGGAAACCTTGCGCTTGTACCCACCAGGCCCCTTATCAGTTCCACATGAAGCCATGGAGGATTGTCATGTATGTGGCTATTATGTTCCAAAGGGTACTCGTGTTTTTGTCAATGTGTGGAAGTTGCACCGAGATCCAAGGATTTGGGATGACCCAGATAAGTTTTTTCCAGAGAGGTTCCTCACAAAACATGCAAATATAGATGCTTCAGGGCAACATTTTGAGTTCGTACCATTTGGGTCTGGTAGACGATCTTGCCCAGGTTACACATTTGCCTTGCAAGTATCTCACTTGACACTAGCTCGATTACTTCAAGGATTTGAGTTCACGACACCATTGAATATGCCAGTAGACATGACTGAAGGCTTGGGCATTACCTTACCCAAGGCAACTCCCCTTGAAGTTCTTCTTAATCCACGTCTTGCTCCAGAACTCTATCAATGA